ATTCCGTCGACGTGGCCGTCACCTTGACGTGGTGACGGTGCTTAAGCGCCGCGTGTTCCCTCCTTGCGCGGGAGGAGGAAACGCGCGGCGCGATCAAGAGCGGCCACGATTACGCGCGACGATGGaccattttatttctaataattattttttttatgtttcatAGTGATTCCAGAGAGCGAGACCTCCAAATTAGACATTCCGAGAGCGAGAAGCCTAATTATTCGAGACCTCGTCAAACCAAAAAGTAAGTATTCGATCCTCGTTACATTTTCTTACACACGGTCGAGTTGAACAATCAACTTTTGTTCTTAAACATTCACTTGGTACAGATGGCGGACAGagacagcagcagcagcagcagcagcagcagcagcagcgacgGCAACGAAAGCGATTACGACAGCGGCAACGAATGGGCGGTACCGATACACCTGTCCAGACGGCAGGAGTATTGGATCAGGAGGAGGGACGCCGAACTCCACGCCATCGTCGTACGAAAGGGTGGCGGAGCGGCAGCGTCGTTAGCCTCGAAGCAATTTATGAGGAATTGGAAGACCCCCAATTCGCCGCCTTCCGATTCGGACATTGACAATCTGACCGTCCGGCCTAGGGGGTGTTTCAACACCCATCTAGATCTGAAGAGTTGGCAGCCGGACAAGGAGAAACATTTCCGCGTCCGGGCCGACTTCTTTCGTAATATATCCGCCGACATTATGTCGAGATCGGCCAATGAGAAGGACGTTTGGGAGGCCAGCGAAAGCATATTGTATAGCATCAGGCTGCAAAtggacgaggaggaggaggaggaaagggaggaaaaggaaaaaaggtatgcgtgtgcgtgtgcgtgcgtgtgcgtgcgtgcgtgcgtgcgtttgCGTGTTGATCACTTTATCTCTTTTCAGCATCAGGCgcgaggagaaggaggagcaggaagaagaggaggacgaggacgaggaggacGAGTACGAGGATCCCCACGATCCGCAGCCGGGGCCGAGCAGCGCCAAGATCCGTCGGTAAGTGTACCTCGAGTGTATACACCACGAGTGTATATACACTCCTCACCTTCTCTCtatttcgttttatttaacGCGTTCGTACGCTAGCTATAATCGTcccgttttattatttcagacTTCCGCTAAAGGGAAAAAACAACCGCGAAGGGAGAACGTTGTTTCAACGTAGAGGTGTAAAAAACATGtatatcgtaaaaaaagtagcgtttaatgataaataactTTGATATAAATGTCGCAGATTTCATTGGCGCCCCcgtctctttccctttctttcccatttctccttttccaCCCCGTCGACGTGGCCGCCACCTTGTCGCGGTGACGGGGCTTGAGCGCTGCGTTCCCTTCTCCTTGCACGCGCGATTAGAGAACGCAGCGCGACCAAGAGCGGCccacgatcgcgcgcgcgcgcgacaacgAACGCGATCTCGCGAACGGGGGAAACGAATCGTTTTCgtcgacgcgcgcgcgaaacaaAGTATCGCGGACAAGTTGGAAAAATTACCAACGATCCAATCGAATCTACCCCGCGCCCCGACGTACGAACGTATATATTTGCGAGACTTTGTTTTGTctaataaattgtttcttctttctgtTTCAGAGTAAATCCAGGCAAGAGAGCCCCTCGTGTGTCCCGTTGAACGGCATCAACGACGAAAGGTaagtgtgtgtgcgtgtgtgtgtgtgtgtgtgtgtgtgtgtgtgtgtgtgtgtgtgtgtgtgtgtgtgtgtgtgtgtgtgtgttcgaTCCAGTGTTTACATTTTCCTCGCAACGGTTTTTCAACGGTGTTTAACACCGActataatttatctttctttcaattaatttGTACAGGATGGAGAACAGCGGCGACAGAAAAGTGgacagcgagagcgagagcgagagcgagagcgagagcgagagcgagagcgagagcggcACAGTCGACAAGGATGAGCCGAAAATCGAAGTATGCGGCATGTGCGGCCGCAAAAAGTGCTTAGATAACAGCGACACCTCCGACGCACCGTCGAGGTGTTCGTGCTGCGACGTACGAAGCGGCAGCGAATGCAGCCTCAGGAGGGTTCGATCAGTAGTCTGCCCGACCAATATGaaacgtatgtacatacgaaAAGACATTTCACTATTTGTCACGTTTGCTATACGTCTCCACATACGTGATATGTCGTGCGGATTTATCATCTGGCTGGTCTTTGTAAGTTACTTTGTACGTCGTacgcatataatattttaaacgcCATATGAACGATCATAACGCGCATACTATAAGATGAATGTTACGTTATACGTTCGATGTAAGTCGCGGGCCACGAGGCTGCGCGCTACGTGCCTGCCGTCAGTTTCATGGCGCGTACGCGCACCGGGATTGTCGCGTCGGTCGCTCCGCGGCTGGCCGCGCGTTAAGACGGTAAGGGGTGGGGTAGAAAACAGTTCTCCGCagaaccgcgcgcgcgacagccgtgacgtcgcgacgcggcgTGGATTTTTCCGCTTTGTGCGAAAACGGTAAGTTCGGCGTCGTTCGGCCAGGTGTACGCGACGCTTGCGGAGTCTGCGTTTTCTCGTTGCCGTGTTTCACGTCGGACAATGGACACCCTAGACGCGTGACCCGCGCGTGAAATCGGTATTCGCGCGAGGGATAGGAAAGGTGGGAAACAGTTCCTCGCGGGACCGTACGTGCGACGACTGTGACGTCACGCAGCGGCGTAGATTTTTCCGTTTCGTGCAAGAACAATGAGTTCGGCGTTGTTCGATCGGGTGTGCGCGACGCTTGCGAACGTTGCGTTTTCTCGTCGCCGTGTTTCGCGCCGGACGGTGGATGCGCGACCCGCGCGCAAGGCCGATGTTCGCGCGAGGAGTAGGAAGGGTGGGAAACAGTTCCCCGCGGGATACCACGCGCGACGGCCGTAACGTCGCGTAGCGGCGTAGATTTTTCCGCTTCGCGAGAAAACGGTGAGTTACGCGTCGTTTGGTCGAGTGTACGCGATATTTGTGGAGCTTGCATTTTCTCGTTGCGTGTTTCGCGCCGGACGGTGAACGTCCTAAATGACCGACTTGCGAGCGAGGCCGGCGTTCGCGCGCGAAACACGTCGACCGTCAAGTATATCATGGAGGCTGTCGAGTCGCGTGCTTCGCCTCTTTTGTAAGCAAATACGTACGGCTTCCGCCGTGTTCGCGGCAAGTACGTGTGCTCGCGACGGCGTGCGTCCGGTCGACGTCGTGCCGTCGAAAAGTTTGCGCGGTTTTCGTCGCGAGCGTGCGCGACCGCCGCCATGTTACCCGTCGGTGCCCGTTTCTTGGAAGACGCTCGTCGCGGTTGTTTTTTTCGGGTGATGAAAACAACAACAGTTGAAATATTCGTTCGaagcgagcgttacttctgtacaAATGTACGCGATGTTTTTCGCAGTAAACAGGGCGGTGTAGTAATTTTGGCAACGTTACGTCCACGTAACGGAGGAACATGTCGCGTACCTATTATACGTTAGGCTCTCTTTTTTCCGACCTATTGACAACAACATCGTTGTTCGTTGTTATATAACGTGTCGTACTGCGTAGCGACAAACGTACGATGTTCGGGAtactgaaaaaatacttttgtttCGTTCCAGAAACGTGTTCGTTGGTGACGTCGTCGGAGAGACAGTTCAAGAAAATCTCCAACGTTCGTTCGGCCGTTTGGATGAACGCCCGGCGTGTTATGAAAAACAGCAAATCTTTGGCCGTGCGTTCACGATGGTAACGAGACCGGTAACGAGACGACGCTATTTGTCGGAGGTAAGTGCGGTGTCGCTTgggcgtgcgtgcgtgcgtgacGCGCAACAAACCAAATTTGTTAACATTAACCAAATTATTTCGTCATAATCACTAAACCCTTTAGTTGAAGCTGTTTCATCAAGCCTTGgttattataactaaaaccttttttcagtgtatatATCAGGAGTAAATATATCTTCTATGTACTTGAAACATTATTCATAGTTTGCAAATCTTCTAATAACATGTTTGTCAAGTATGATTCTATGATAGACGAgtgaaatacatatacaca
This sequence is a window from Temnothorax longispinosus isolate EJ_2023e chromosome 11, Tlon_JGU_v1, whole genome shotgun sequence. Protein-coding genes within it:
- the LOC139822275 gene encoding uncharacterized protein, whose translation is MNSSSSSSRDSGIDLFGKYDDYVASSDYTNDSDGPAFLKEPSIAEQAARLAALAEVATQAARAREDGRAYFAAQRAAQAALEKEESITLERSVSSMDSDEIFTSPESRKDYEKRKEMRKQKKKKKKEEEKEEEEEEEEEDPDDPRPGSSSAKIRRQVSRVYTPRMADRDSSSSSSSSSSSDGNESDYDSGNEWAVPIHLSRRQEYWIRRRDAELHAIVVRKGGGAAASLASKQFMRNWKTPNSPPSDSDIDNLTVRPRGCFNTHLDLKSWQPDKEKHFRVRADFFRNISADIMSRSANEKDVWEASESILYSIRLQMDEEEEEEREEKEKSIRREEKEEQEEEEDEDEEDEYEDPHDPQPGPSSAKIRRLPLKGKNNREGRTLFQRRGSKSRQESPSCVPLNGINDERNVFVGDVVGETVQENLQRSFGRLDERPACYEKQQIFGRAFTMVTRPVTRRRYLSEDICMLRPGLAVITATSGQSCTISM